Proteins encoded by one window of Nocardioides euryhalodurans:
- a CDS encoding ABC transporter ATP-binding protein, with amino-acid sequence MTTDPQTSTDPLAPDGRLVADAVSLGYGDRTVVDRLSLVVPDGAVTAVVGANACGKSTLLRGMARLLRPTAGSVLLDGQQIHRAPTRQVARTLGLLPQAPVTPEGVSVVDLVSRGRHPHLGATRRWSHDDDAAVAEALALTGTTDLADRDVDALSGGQRQRVWVAMALAQGTDLLLLDEPTTYLDVAHQMELLELLRDLNEARGTTIVMVLHELNLAARFADHLVAMCEGRIVAAGDPGDVLTEETVREVFGLPCRVIPDPVSGTPLVVPLGRSPRKADR; translated from the coding sequence ATGACCACCGACCCGCAGACCTCGACCGACCCGCTGGCTCCCGACGGGCGGCTCGTCGCCGACGCCGTCAGCCTCGGGTACGGCGACCGCACCGTCGTCGACCGGCTCTCCCTGGTCGTCCCCGACGGCGCCGTCACGGCCGTCGTCGGCGCCAACGCGTGCGGCAAGTCCACGCTCCTGCGCGGCATGGCGCGGCTGCTCCGTCCGACTGCCGGCTCGGTGCTGCTCGACGGCCAGCAGATCCACCGCGCGCCGACCCGCCAGGTCGCCCGCACGCTCGGGCTGCTGCCGCAGGCGCCGGTCACGCCCGAGGGCGTGAGCGTCGTCGACCTCGTCTCCCGCGGCCGGCACCCGCACCTGGGCGCGACGCGGCGGTGGAGCCACGACGACGACGCTGCCGTCGCCGAGGCGCTGGCCCTCACCGGCACGACCGACCTCGCCGACCGCGACGTCGACGCGCTCTCCGGCGGCCAGCGGCAACGGGTGTGGGTCGCGATGGCGCTGGCGCAGGGCACCGACCTGCTGCTGCTCGACGAGCCGACGACGTACCTCGACGTGGCGCACCAGATGGAGCTGCTCGAGCTGCTGCGCGACCTCAACGAGGCTCGTGGCACCACGATCGTGATGGTGCTCCACGAGCTCAACCTCGCGGCCAGGTTCGCCGACCACCTGGTCGCGATGTGCGAGGGCCGCATCGTCGCCGCGGGCGACCCGGGTGACGTGCTGACCGAAGAGACGGTGCGCGAGGTCTTCGGGCTGC